The Paraburkholderia sp. ZP32-5 genome includes a window with the following:
- a CDS encoding type VI secretion system Vgr family protein: MLKPLQHRTLGISGDALPTWGGQPVLAPMRLRGTETLGRLYRYALDVVTVERPTLSRWQAQELVVPDDLIGQVVDVSIDFADGGFFGSEVLGSGDAVDVVDAGISRRTISGLITDVALTGTDARRAYYRFTVRPWLWLATKNRESRIFQEASVVDITDRLLSVHYPWQVVMEIGGPGMGSSYPKRDYVRQMWESDFDFLTRIWREWGIYYLFDGMTLVLCDSPGSHKRHCNVYDRIRYRAPDSHHVDEDHIYQLQVSRRITAGRVSLTDYDYTRPAAQFDGGFADHSDSAHDNIEQHGWGDFSQPLAGAAGLSGAPNNCQDEAGYLASVRVDAMRSRGLRLKGRGNLRGLTTGKTFWLDEHPQREVNAEYLVVSTTLDIRNPAQSTESGSQEANDEPRRCVTGFVLQPANTFFRNRPKKKPHCARETAIVVGPENQRVWVDGYARVKVRFVWDRLGPKDENATCWLRVSSPWQGNGFGAIYLPRTGQEVTVSYHEDDPDKPYVSDRMVNAWNQPPWKLPDNRALSGIVSRDLECGYHGQSNHFVLDDTPKQLQAQLASDHAQSRLVLGYNTRIVRKAGRQEARGEGWELATGAWGVARANRGLLITSDARDGANAPAKDLSEAVSRLTQARDIHEGLAGLARRYEAQEPKTSQGDVSDAIGAQNDAIRGAVPNESAPFPQLARPDIVLASAAGVGITAAQSAHLASAEHVALTAGEHVSIAALKSLLASAVNGVRIFTQNLGIRIRAAAGKVLIEAQSDDVEVIAQRVVSIISRTDSINLIASNEIVFQAGTTKVVINAQGYRVYTEGEHRVHAASHQRDVPVALPVSTPVTPDKPGRLAAHYVLIEHDTGFALAGQPYRITLDDGQVIRGVTNALGETRLVTSNVPGFATVELFAASEPDKVIALSKGAVIRETDEPFRGAGPNAEKRSAKVAGKLTATPSQGATTEDKPPEFVSCDPMNFGLRFHHFINGARESDAPAGMSMRKGVEYPVTRAYTAAIKAALKGIDWSRVTWPLTSNSKAAIQNAVKQSLHNALRTGPFGLPQSYTSPSDSDDAIPKIVIIGPDRAEQYGLRQDVSAAFVGGDWLVVVNESEIARIVEVKDQPDSLGDRLRSFADTLYHEARHCQQYFWMFSLLQHFPGDYGDLPNIREVYASSTFKSAFAAAGATPMPDDHRVHISLHRMLVFHYYWLISYMQDKFGWEYVRRDIPFAEKKVCDLLNISPETAQKMARFETGYRSQLHEEDAYACAEVVQAYWQNANDPLVRNPGTCTAQYVDAIRTIGARS, translated from the coding sequence ATGCTCAAACCATTACAGCACCGCACATTAGGTATTTCTGGAGACGCCCTGCCGACTTGGGGCGGTCAACCCGTGCTGGCGCCGATGCGTCTGCGCGGTACTGAAACACTCGGTCGGCTCTATCGGTATGCGCTTGATGTGGTGACGGTTGAGAGGCCGACGCTGTCGCGATGGCAGGCGCAGGAACTTGTTGTGCCGGATGACCTGATCGGGCAGGTTGTTGATGTTTCGATTGATTTTGCGGATGGTGGGTTTTTTGGCAGCGAGGTGCTGGGGTCTGGCGATGCAGTCGATGTGGTTGATGCAGGGATTAGCCGCCGTACGATTTCCGGCCTCATTACAGACGTCGCGCTGACCGGCACCGACGCCCGCCGCGCTTACTACCGCTTCACCGTGCGCCCCTGGCTGTGGCTCGCCACGAAGAACCGCGAGAGCCGGATCTTCCAGGAAGCGAGCGTCGTCGACATCACCGATCGGCTACTCAGCGTGCACTATCCCTGGCAGGTTGTGATGGAGATTGGTGGCCCCGGTATGGGGAGCAGTTATCCCAAGCGCGATTACGTGCGTCAGATGTGGGAATCCGACTTCGACTTCCTCACACGCATCTGGCGGGAATGGGGCATCTACTACCTCTTCGACGGCATGACGCTGGTGCTGTGCGATTCACCCGGTTCGCACAAAAGGCACTGCAACGTGTACGACCGGATCCGCTATCGCGCGCCCGACAGCCATCACGTCGATGAAGATCATATCTACCAGCTCCAGGTCTCGCGTCGTATTACAGCGGGCAGGGTCAGCCTGACTGATTACGATTACACGCGTCCTGCCGCGCAATTCGATGGTGGGTTTGCGGACCATAGCGACAGCGCGCACGACAACATCGAACAGCACGGATGGGGTGATTTTTCGCAGCCGCTCGCCGGTGCGGCGGGATTGTCGGGTGCGCCCAATAACTGTCAGGACGAAGCCGGCTATCTTGCGAGCGTGCGCGTCGATGCGATGCGCAGCCGTGGTCTGCGTCTGAAGGGACGCGGCAATCTGCGCGGGCTGACAACGGGGAAGACGTTCTGGCTCGATGAGCATCCGCAGCGGGAGGTCAATGCCGAGTATCTGGTTGTGTCGACGACGCTTGATATCCGTAATCCGGCGCAGAGCACGGAGTCTGGCAGCCAGGAAGCGAACGATGAACCTCGCCGCTGCGTGACCGGTTTCGTGCTGCAACCTGCCAATACGTTCTTCAGGAACCGTCCGAAGAAGAAGCCGCACTGCGCCCGCGAAACGGCCATCGTCGTCGGCCCTGAAAATCAGCGCGTCTGGGTCGATGGGTATGCGCGTGTGAAGGTCCGCTTCGTGTGGGACCGGCTTGGCCCAAAAGACGAGAACGCCACCTGCTGGCTGCGTGTTTCATCACCGTGGCAGGGCAACGGGTTCGGCGCGATCTACCTGCCACGTACCGGTCAGGAAGTCACCGTCAGCTATCACGAAGACGACCCGGACAAGCCGTACGTTTCCGACCGGATGGTCAACGCATGGAACCAGCCGCCCTGGAAGCTGCCGGATAATCGGGCGCTCTCAGGCATCGTCAGCCGCGATCTCGAATGCGGCTATCACGGCCAGTCCAATCACTTTGTGCTGGATGACACGCCGAAGCAGCTTCAGGCCCAGCTCGCCAGCGATCACGCGCAGTCGCGGCTCGTGCTCGGCTACAACACGCGCATCGTGCGTAAAGCCGGCCGGCAGGAGGCGCGCGGCGAAGGGTGGGAACTGGCGACCGGTGCGTGGGGTGTCGCGCGGGCCAACCGGGGCTTGCTGATTACCAGCGATGCACGCGACGGTGCCAACGCGCCCGCGAAGGATCTGAGCGAGGCCGTCTCACGGCTCACACAGGCGCGCGATATCCATGAGGGTCTTGCCGGTCTCGCGCGACGGTATGAGGCGCAGGAACCGAAGACCAGTCAGGGCGATGTATCGGATGCGATCGGGGCGCAGAACGATGCGATACGCGGGGCTGTACCGAACGAAAGCGCGCCGTTTCCACAACTCGCGAGGCCGGACATTGTGTTGGCCAGTGCGGCGGGTGTCGGCATCACGGCTGCACAAAGCGCGCATCTGGCGAGTGCTGAACACGTTGCGCTCACGGCAGGCGAGCATGTCAGCATCGCAGCGCTGAAATCGCTGCTGGCATCGGCGGTCAATGGCGTGCGGATATTTACGCAGAACCTCGGCATCCGGATCAGGGCGGCAGCGGGCAAGGTACTGATCGAGGCGCAAAGCGATGACGTCGAGGTCATTGCGCAGCGTGTTGTCAGCATCATCAGCAGGACGGACTCGATCAATCTGATCGCCAGCAACGAGATCGTGTTCCAGGCAGGCACCACGAAGGTGGTGATCAACGCGCAGGGGTATCGGGTCTATACAGAGGGTGAGCATCGGGTCCATGCAGCGAGTCATCAGAGAGATGTGCCGGTGGCCCTACCCGTCAGCACGCCGGTGACACCTGATAAACCCGGCCGGCTGGCCGCGCATTACGTGCTGATCGAACACGATACCGGCTTCGCACTTGCAGGGCAGCCGTACCGGATCACGCTGGATGATGGTCAGGTGATCAGGGGTGTCACAAATGCGCTTGGGGAAACGCGTCTGGTCACGAGCAATGTGCCCGGGTTCGCGACAGTCGAACTGTTCGCGGCGAGTGAGCCAGACAAGGTCATTGCTCTCAGTAAAGGGGCTGTCATCCGGGAAACAGATGAGCCATTCAGAGGCGCCGGGCCCAACGCTGAAAAGCGCAGTGCCAAGGTCGCTGGAAAGCTCACCGCAACACCCAGTCAGGGCGCAACGACAGAAGACAAGCCACCTGAATTCGTGTCCTGTGATCCGATGAACTTCGGGTTGCGGTTTCATCACTTCATCAACGGTGCGCGAGAGAGTGATGCGCCGGCGGGCATGTCGATGCGCAAAGGCGTTGAATACCCGGTGACCAGGGCATATACGGCTGCGATAAAAGCAGCGTTGAAGGGAATTGATTGGTCGCGAGTTACCTGGCCGCTAACTTCCAACTCCAAGGCGGCGATTCAAAACGCGGTCAAGCAGTCACTGCACAACGCACTTCGAACAGGTCCCTTTGGATTGCCACAAAGCTATACCTCGCCCTCGGACAGTGATGATGCTATACCGAAAATTGTGATCATTGGTCCAGATCGCGCGGAGCAGTACGGCCTAAGGCAGGATGTCAGCGCGGCGTTTGTAGGGGGAGACTGGCTTGTCGTTGTCAACGAGAGTGAGATTGCGCGCATCGTTGAAGTTAAAGACCAGCCGGATTCCTTGGGTGACCGCCTCAGGTCGTTTGCCGATACGCTGTATCACGAGGCCCGTCACTGCCAGCAGTACTTCTGGATGTTTTCCCTCCTCCAGCATTTTCCGGGCGACTACGGGGATCTGCCGAACATACGGGAAGTATATGCGTCATCAACGTTCAAAAGCGCCTTCGCGGCGGCTGGGGCAACACCCATGCCAGACGATCATCGCGTCCACATCAGCTTGCACAGGATGCTGGTGTTTCATTACTACTGGCTGATTTCCTACATGCAGGACAAGTTCGGCTGGGAATATGTCAGGCGGGATATCCCTTTTGCCGAAAAGAAGGTCTGCGACCTGCTGAACATCTCTCCTGAAACCGCACAAAAAATGGCGCGATTCGAAACCGGCTACAGGAGCCAACTCCATGAAGAAGATGCCTACGCATGCGCGGAAGTGGTTCAGGCTTATTGGCAGAACGCTAACGATCCTCTCGTTCGCAATCCCGGTACATGCACAGCCCAATATGTCGACGCCATCAGGACCATCGGAGCAAGGAGCTGA